The proteins below are encoded in one region of bacterium:
- a CDS encoding DegT/DnrJ/EryC1/StrS family aminotransferase has protein sequence MSIKVWNYLKEYENEKKEIYFAIQRVLESGSLILGENVKRFETEFARYCGVEFGIGVNSKTDGLFLALKSLDIGSGDEVITVANTAVPTVSAIVSTGATLVSS, from the coding sequence ATGTCAATTAAAGTATGGAATTATCTTAAAGAGTATGAAAATGAGAAAAAAGAAATTTATTTTGCAATTCAAAGGGTATTAGAATCTGGTTCTTTAATCCTTGGAGAGAATGTTAAAAGGTTTGAAACAGAATTTGCCAGATACTGTGGTGTTGAATTTGGAATTGGTGTCAATAGTAAAACAGATGGTCTTTTTCTTGCCCTCAAATCATTAGATATAGGTTCTGGAGATGAAGTTATTACTGTAGCTAATACGGCGGTGCCAACTGTTTCAGCCATTGTTTCAACAGGTGCCACCCTCGTTTCGTCGTAA